The nucleotide sequence GTGAGCAATAACAAAAAATCTAACTGACCATAATCATTGGTGATATGCAAAATACGCGCTTTTTCGGGCAGTGAATGCACAAGTTCGTGATAATGTTCGCGATGCTGCTGGTAATCTTCTTTTACAGCGCGCACTACGTAATTTTCCTTGTATAAATAGTTTAAAAACAGTTTCTTTTTTAGGTAATCCACTCCTTCCAATCGCTTGCGCAAGGCGAGGAATTGCTGGCGGTAGAAAGCGCCTATCTGTTTGGCTCGTTCGCGCGGAGTATTGCCAAAACGCTCATCGTTAGGAGCTATGGGTTCGCCTACTACTACCGTAATAGCACCGTCATAAACAATTATATCGTCTTTGGGTTGCACTTCCGAACAACCGTGAATATACACGGGCACAAGAGGCGTTTGGAAAAGTTCGGCTATCAGGAAAGCGCCTTTGTGAAAACGGTGTATCTGGTTACTTTCGGAACGTTTGCCCTCTGGGAAAATCATTACTGAAATACCATTTTTCAAGTTCTTTTCGAATAAAGGCATTCCTTTTTCTATGCCTTCAGAAACAGGAAAAAAGCCCATTGACTGTACATAACGTCCAAATACTACCGAGTTATACACCCAATCGTTTACCATATAGCTGATGCGATGTGTGAAGAGCCCTATAGCTAAGGTATCAAGCCACGAGGTATGATTGGAAATTACTACCGAAGGAGTTGTAAGCTGTATATGGCGTGGGTTTTCTACCTTTTTGCGCACAAAAAGATTGGCATAAAGCACTGATGTAGTGAGCGAAGCTGCTAAACGTCTGAGCCACATAGTACGTTTAGGAGTAATTTTGGCAAGCAGCCAACCTATATTGGAGAGAATAATAGACGATAATGCGTAATAGGTAATTAGCAGTATGGATTGCACTAAAAGACGCAAACTCACCGGAGAACGCCCCTTATCAGGACGGCGAAAGATACAAAACTTAAATATCGTAGGGTAAAATACAAAAGTTATTGCCAAAGCAGTGAAAATACCTATCACAGATACCGATGCAATTGACTTTAAGGCAGGGTGTTTCGCAAAAATAAGCGTACCGATAGCCAAAAAAGTAGTAATAGAGGCTAAAAGCACCGACACTTTGTACACAGGAAGTTCGTTTTTACCATCGGTATAGTCTTTTTGCAATGCACAGGTCATAAAAATACTAAAATCTACCGAATGCCCTAATACCAAAGTGCAAACAATCATACTAAACACATTGAACTCTATGCCAAAAAAGTTCATCAGAGCAGAAGTAACTATCCCTGTAACTCCAATAGGAATAAGAGTGAGTAACACCAACTCTATCCGCTTGAAGAACAAGAGCAGTATGAGGAAAATAGCGATAGACGAATAGTTTACTAACAGCAATATATCGTCTTTGAGTTTACCTAAGAACGTTTCGCTCAAATTCTTACGGTCGATAACAACGGTAGGCGTGTGTTTTTCTACTGAATAGATAAAAGGATCACGCTCGGCAACAGTGAGCTTTACGAGATTGGCAATGGTATAAAAACCTTCTTTTTCGGTAATAAAATCTTCTAACGGAATGGCTGAAAGCGCTTTATAAGCATCGAGGTTGTTTATCACTTCAAAATCACCTGCTATACTTTGGTAGAAAGGTGCATAAGTTTCTTCTTTAAAACCGACCTCATTTCCTTTTCCTATCAGTTGTTGTTTTAGAAATTGCTGTCTTTCGGCATTCCAAAAATCTTTCCATCGTTGCAATCGAGCTTCTTGTTCTTTTTTAGGCAATACAATCCCTCCGATAGAACTAAATTGCTTGATACTATCGTGTGCTTTATAACCTTGCAACTGCTGATATAGTATATAATTGCGCTCTAAAGCCTCCTCTAACGAATTGCCATAAGCAGCGGCATAAAGTGATTTGTATTCGCTATCGGTGATGTTCTCTAATTGATGCTCAGCTGCCTTATAACGTTCGTTGATATAGTTGATATTGGCAATATCACCATTGAAACGGACATTATGAAAAGTAAAACAACTCACCACTATCAGCAGTAAGCAAGCGCCTACTACCCACTTGTTGTGATGAAATGGATAAGCCCCTATACGATCTAAAAAGGTTTTGCGCACCTCGATAGTGCGATTGCCACGATAGAAATGAGGCACGAGCACCAATGACAATATAGCTGATACCATTATGCCCACGAAAGCAAACACGCCTAAATCTTGCATTACCTCGGAATGCACAAAGAGCAAACAGAGGAATGAAATAGCGGTAGTGATACTGCTGAGCAAGATAGGCACGGTTACAGCACGGTACAATTCGGCAGTGTTTTTAGCTACCTTGTAATGAGTGAGGATATGTAGTGAATAGTCGATAGTAACTCCCAAGAGTACCGCTCCTAAACTGATAGAAATTGCAGAAATACTGCCTTTGAGCACATAGAGTGTTGCCAAAGCTGAGAGCACCCCAAAAGCTGAAGGGATAAAAGCGATAAATGGAATATAGACACTTCGATAAAAGAAGACAAGTAATAAATAAAGTGCTGATAGTGAAATGAGTACCGTGGTGAGGATATCGGTTTTGATTTGAGAGGCGTTGCTCACCGAGATAAAGGGAGCTCCAAAAAAATCTACGCGTACTTTCCCTTGATACTGGGCGTTGAGATGGTCTTGCAACTCGTCTAACCCTGCGACGAAAGCGGCATTGTGCTCGCTATCGTTGCCATCGTACTTAGGGTTGATAAAGAAGAGTATATGTTGCTCGTCGTTAGTAGTGAGGAAACCATTGGCAATCTTAAAATCGTTGCCGGTATTGAGCTCTTGGAGTTTGCGCAAACCGCGAAAAGTGAGACCAAAAGGGTCTTTACGGATAAACTGTTGTGCCACCATACCCGCAGGCGTGAGCATCGTTTTGTACTGACTCTCCACCATTGATTTGAGACTATCGGGGGCTAAACGGCGTTCTAAATAAGCGTAATCTTCATCGTTTAGAAAAAGAGGTAGGTGGTCGTTTACAAACTGCCAAGTCTCGTCTATCTCTTCTTCGTTTATAATCCCCTGAATACTGGTGATATACTTGGTCATAGAAGCGTTGAGCGTATCTTGCAGATTTTCGGTAACTGCCTGCATATCGGTGAGTGTTCCGCCTTTTTCGGCTGTTACCATTACCGAGATTTTATCGGCGAAGTTGAGTTGCTTGAGTACCTTGGAAGTGAGGTTCGTCTTATCGTTTTGAGGGAGTACTTTGGTGATATCCTCTTCAAACCGCAACTGACTCAAGCCATAAATGGTAATGAGCGCCCAAGCGGTGAAGAATGAGAAGGTAGCGAGTTTATGAGTGGTGATATATTGGTAAATTCTGTTTAACATCTGCGTTTATTTATCGGACAAAAGTATAGAATAATTAGCAAATAGACAAATTTGGAAATGAGGTGCGAGCCGCACAGGCAGTGTGAGCCACACGGGCAGGGAAAAAATTAGCAAATTAGGAAATGAGAAAATTAGCAAATGTGGAGGGTTGAGGAGTTCGAAAGATAACGGAGAAGAACGGAAGAGGGTCGAGAGAATTTTTGGTGAGAAAGTGCTATTAGGAGGGTGGAGGTAGCTTATAGAGAGCTTATAGGAAGCTTATACGAATCTTGGACGATTGGTATAGAAAGGGTATATAAATAGTTGATTCATAATATCATACAACAGCACTAAAAATGTTAAAATCGGGGTTTCGAGGCGAAAGAAAGGGAAAAGGTACTAGGCCTTAGGCCATAGGCACTAGGGGGGAGTATGACGGAAAAGGGGAAATTAGAGACAAAACATACTCTTTTAAAGGGGGAATGTAGCGAAGAAAAAGGGAAGAAATGAAGAATGACAGGGGACAAATGACGAGTGATAAATGACGAATAACAGATTTTTGAATGAACAATACATAAAGATAAAAGGAAGATAACTTGCGATAGTTATTGAAGGAAGGAGATGTACGGGCAGTTGTTGGACGAGGCTGATGGGGCGGAGAAGGAGAACGAGATAGATAGGGTAGACTAGATGGAGTGAGCGGACAAGGTGGATGGCAGAGCAGTTGGACGTTTCTGACGACTAAAATTAACCCCTTATAACTAAAAATTAACTGCTAAATATTGCTTTTCGTCGATAGAATAAGGCTTTTCGTCGATTATTTTTGCGGACTCTGGCTGTATTGTATTACCTTTGTCGCAACTAAATGACAAAAGTTGCTTAAAAACTAAAAACGATGAAAAGAACCTTGTACATATCTTTTTTGTGTCTCTGTCCTTTGTTAGCAGGGGCTCAAGCGAAACAATGGTCGCTGGCAGACTGTATCAACTATGCGGTACAGAACAATATTTCTGTAAAGAAGACGGAACTGAACCAGCAGACGGCTGAAATCAATTACAGTCAGGCGAAGAGCAACCGCTTGCCTACGGTAAGTGGTTCGGCTTCGGCAAACCAGAATTACGGTTCGGCAATCAATCAGATTTCTAACGAGCGGGTGTCGCGTCGTACGTTCTCCAACAACTTTGGGGTATCGGCATCTATGCCACTCTATCAGGGCAATAAACTGAACCTACAAGTAGACCGCAGTAAGTTATTGCTCGAACAGAACGAACTGTACGTGCAAGAGGCGAAAAACAACATCACTTTGAGTGTGCTTGAAGCTTATCTGCAAGCCCTTTACAGCTATGAGGGAATAGAAGTCGCTAAGAATACAGCGCGCTCTTCGGGTGAGGAATTAAAACAAGCACAGGGCAAGTTTGCTAATGGGTCTATTGCTAAACTGAGTTTAGCTGAGATAGAAACGCGTCACGCTAACAACGAGTATGCTATTATCAAAGCAGAAAATGAATACGAAAGTAAGGTGCTGACCCTCAAACAACTGTTGGAGCTTCCTCCTAATAGTGATTTCGCTATTGCGCTCGACCTTCCCGCAGATGATGAAACGGCGATTATCCCTAATAAAGATGTGGTATTTGCGGAAGCCAGACAAAAGCTCCCCAATCTAAAAATCTATCAGTCACAACAAAAGATAGCTGAAAAAGATATTAAGATAGCCAGGGCGGGCTATGCCCCTACTCTATCGCTACAAGCAGGGGTAAATACAGGATATTCAAACCTCAACGATTTGAGCTATCGCACCCAGTTGGACAGCAATTTCGGTCAGACCATAGGAGCATCGCTTAATATTCCTATCTTTTCGCAGTTCAGAAATAAGAACAATGTGAAACTAGCTAAGGTTACGCAACAGCAAGCGGTGCTCGACGAACAACAAGCGGAAAAAGACCTCTATACCAAAATAGAAACCGCTTGGCAGAATGCTACCACTTATCAAGCGCAACAAGCAGCTTCGCGCACGGCTCGTGACAATGCTAAATTGGCATACGATTTGGCAGTAAAAAAGCACGAATTCGGTGGACTTACCAATACCGAGCTTCTCGTAAGCGAAAACGGTTACCTCAACGCGGAGCAAACCTATTTGCAAAATAAGTATATGCAAGCGCTGTATGTACAGTTGCTGAAGTTTTATATGGGAGTCCTCCCCCTAACCCCCTCCCAAGTAGGGGGAATGTAGCGATGCTAATCTTTCTGAAAAAATAATTTATAGAATATTATCTAATGACTAACAACTAAATACAATGAAAAAACACATTAAGAAAATCATCATTATCGTACTATTAGCCGTAGTGGCTTTTGGGGTGTATCACTTCTTTATGAAGGAAAAACCTTCTTTTATCGTCCTGCAAACCGATAAGGTAACCGAAGGTGACGTTACTACCGAAGTAACTGCTACTGGTAGCGTACAGCCAGTGGACGAGGTGGAAGTAGGTACCCAAGTATCGGGATTGGTAAGCAAGATTTACGTAGATTACAACAGCCAAGTGAAGAAAGGACAGCTACTGGCGGAACTCGACAAGACGAACCTACAAGAAATGGTTGTAAATGCTACTGCCAACTACCAATCGGCACTCAACGAACTGAATTACTACCGTCAGAATTACGAACGACAACAGAAAATGTACAATGCCCAAGTGATTAGCAAATCGGACTACGAGCAGGCATTGTATCAGTTCAACAACGCGAAAACAAATGTAGCACAACGTCTTACGACCCTCAATCAAGCAAAAACCAATTTGGGGTATGCCAATATCTATTCGCCTATCAATGGGATTATCCTCAGCAAAGAGGTAGAAGAAGGGCAAACGGTAGCCGCCTCGATGAGTGCGCCTACACTCTTCAAAATAGCCAAAGACATCAAGCGTATGCAGGTGGAAGCCGATGTAGACGAAGCCGATATAGGACAAGTGAAAG is from Capnocytophaga ochracea DSM 7271 and encodes:
- a CDS encoding efflux RND transporter permease subunit — translated: MLNRIYQYITTHKLATFSFFTAWALITIYGLSQLRFEEDITKVLPQNDKTNLTSKVLKQLNFADKISVMVTAEKGGTLTDMQAVTENLQDTLNASMTKYITSIQGIINEEEIDETWQFVNDHLPLFLNDEDYAYLERRLAPDSLKSMVESQYKTMLTPAGMVAQQFIRKDPFGLTFRGLRKLQELNTGNDFKIANGFLTTNDEQHILFFINPKYDGNDSEHNAAFVAGLDELQDHLNAQYQGKVRVDFFGAPFISVSNASQIKTDILTTVLISLSALYLLLVFFYRSVYIPFIAFIPSAFGVLSALATLYVLKGSISAISISLGAVLLGVTIDYSLHILTHYKVAKNTAELYRAVTVPILLSSITTAISFLCLLFVHSEVMQDLGVFAFVGIMVSAILSLVLVPHFYRGNRTIEVRKTFLDRIGAYPFHHNKWVVGACLLLIVVSCFTFHNVRFNGDIANINYINERYKAAEHQLENITDSEYKSLYAAAYGNSLEEALERNYILYQQLQGYKAHDSIKQFSSIGGIVLPKKEQEARLQRWKDFWNAERQQFLKQQLIGKGNEVGFKEETYAPFYQSIAGDFEVINNLDAYKALSAIPLEDFITEKEGFYTIANLVKLTVAERDPFIYSVEKHTPTVVIDRKNLSETFLGKLKDDILLLVNYSSIAIFLILLLFFKRIELVLLTLIPIGVTGIVTSALMNFFGIEFNVFSMIVCTLVLGHSVDFSIFMTCALQKDYTDGKNELPVYKVSVLLASITTFLAIGTLIFAKHPALKSIASVSVIGIFTALAITFVFYPTIFKFCIFRRPDKGRSPVSLRLLVQSILLITYYALSSIILSNIGWLLAKITPKRTMWLRRLAASLTTSVLYANLFVRKKVENPRHIQLTTPSVVISNHTSWLDTLAIGLFTHRISYMVNDWVYNSVVFGRYVQSMGFFPVSEGIEKGMPLFEKNLKNGISVMIFPEGKRSESNQIHRFHKGAFLIAELFQTPLVPVYIHGCSEVQPKDDIIVYDGAITVVVGEPIAPNDERFGNTPRERAKQIGAFYRQQFLALRKRLEGVDYLKKKLFLNYLYKENYVVRAVKEDYQQHREHYHELVHSLPEKARILHITNDYGQLDFLLLLTYPEREIVSVIADDEKRAIAQHSYLTKIRKIQYVKERPEGDFEIVVEGREVVIG
- a CDS encoding TolC family protein, encoding MKRTLYISFLCLCPLLAGAQAKQWSLADCINYAVQNNISVKKTELNQQTAEINYSQAKSNRLPTVSGSASANQNYGSAINQISNERVSRRTFSNNFGVSASMPLYQGNKLNLQVDRSKLLLEQNELYVQEAKNNITLSVLEAYLQALYSYEGIEVAKNTARSSGEELKQAQGKFANGSIAKLSLAEIETRHANNEYAIIKAENEYESKVLTLKQLLELPPNSDFAIALDLPADDETAIIPNKDVVFAEARQKLPNLKIYQSQQKIAEKDIKIARAGYAPTLSLQAGVNTGYSNLNDLSYRTQLDSNFGQTIGASLNIPIFSQFRNKNNVKLAKVTQQQAVLDEQQAEKDLYTKIETAWQNATTYQAQQAASRTARDNAKLAYDLAVKKHEFGGLTNTELLVSENGYLNAEQTYLQNKYMQALYVQLLKFYMGVLPLTPSQVGGM
- a CDS encoding efflux RND transporter periplasmic adaptor subunit: MKKHIKKIIIIVLLAVVAFGVYHFFMKEKPSFIVLQTDKVTEGDVTTEVTATGSVQPVDEVEVGTQVSGLVSKIYVDYNSQVKKGQLLAELDKTNLQEMVVNATANYQSALNELNYYRQNYERQQKMYNAQVISKSDYEQALYQFNNAKTNVAQRLTTLNQAKTNLGYANIYSPINGIILSKEVEEGQTVAASMSAPTLFKIAKDIKRMQVEADVDEADIGQVKVGQRVSFTVDAYPQEEFSGKVTQVRLSPTTTSNVVTYTVIVEAENPDEKLKPGLTATIAIYTNELKGVTIVPAKAMNFTPDIDLLMQYYAQKGITAEVPKVQHGKGKNKYVWVVNTDGSLAQKAITIGSNDGINVQVVSGLSVGEKVATNLQSNRPQVAEGEKNNDDSSSPFMPKRPRRDNSKAK